The genome window agcaacccatgcGAGTATGCTTTCccagaaaatccaatggacagaggagccttgtgggttgtaggttactgtccatggggttgcaatagtcagacactactgagtggctaaataaaaacagcaaaggaTTCATTTAAGTCAATAAAGCTTTGTGTTTGAAACTGGGTATCTGCTTATGTTAAGGACTCTGCAAGTCTCAAGCATTTACTCTATGATTATTTGCTTTAGGTTCAAAACGTAGCAAACATAATACTGTAATGATCTATACATGGATGAGTAGTCTTATATTCACAAGTTTGTGAACCATGAACACTTAATGCTTATGACACGAACTTGTTGAAAGCTAGTCATATGACCCTCGTTTTTCAATTGTCTAATTTAATGCCGTCTCAAACACAAATAAAGAATGGGGgacaacaaaggaaaacaaaaatgaaacctgTGTGGGGTACAGAAATATACACGCAGACTGTGCATAAAAGTACAAGGGAAATTCagtggaaaataataaatttgtggaGCAAAGTTGTTGTAAAAACTGGATATCTATtggccagaaaaaaataaaaaagaacttcatTCATCACTCTGTGTTTTAGAACTAGCACAGAGAGATTTATAGACCTATATGTAAGACCTAGAGCAAGAAATGCTCTAGAGGTAAAGCACGGGAGAAAAGCTCTGTGACCTAAAACTAAGGTTACTGATGACAAAATACACCTAGGCAGAGTCACTCACTGGAAACAATACATTAGTAACCTGATCTTGATCAACACGGAAATGTTTACATACCTCAGGGATACCCTTAAGGAAGGGTAAGAGAAGCCTGTGACCAGGGGGAAATATATTTGCACATCTTCTATCTGAAAaaaggacttgtatccaaaatACATTAACAATCTCCAAcctttaaaataaggaaacacaTAACCGACTGGGTCATGGCCAAATAACTTGCAGAGACACTTAACCaaagaaaatagacaaatgggaagTACAGACATTATAAGAtgtctctttatttctttaagtGATGGAAGTTACAACTGTAACTGGATGCCATTGTGCACTTATTATGATATCTGAAAGGAAAGCAAGTGGTCACATCAAGTCCTGGCAAAAAATCTGGAGCCAAGGTAGTTCCATTTACTGTTGGTAGGACTCTAAAATCCTAAGGTATTGAGATCCAGTACTTCTACCCCTAAGTGACTACCTAGGAGATAAGATGGCTGAGTTCATGACAAAGATTTGTCTAGGAACCTGTATCCATCAACATTTGAATGGATAAATGGAATAAATCCacactttccctggtggctcagaggtaaaggacGCATATGCAAATGCTGGAGGTGTgtgctccatccctgggttgggaaagtttgcctgaaggaggaaatggcaagccactccagtattccttcctgggaaatcccatggacagaggagctcggtgggataaagtccatggggctgcaaaagaattggacacactTAGTGATTAAGCACCCACATATCACTTTGCCCAAGCAAGATAATACATACAGGAGTAAATGGGAACACAGTCTACAAAAAATACagaagattattaaaataaatatgctaagtgaaagaagccagacacacacacacacacacacacacacacacacacacacacagagattcgaTTTTGgggaaaattctaaagaaaaagtatttattttggtGTCAGAAGACTGTGTTCCCAGGACTGGGTGGGAGAAGGTTAAACGGGGAGCAAGGAAGGATGACCAAGGAGCCCAAGGATAGTTTTGAACTTGACAGATATGCTTGCCATGTTGATTAAGGAAAAGATATCACAGTTCTATTCATCCAAAGCTTATCAACTGTACCCCTAAAACATGTGAACTTTTGTTGTATCTCAGATAATACTTTTAAAAGCTCGTCTTTCACTTCAGCTCTAGAGTTCAGTTCGGTTATAGAGGTTCAGTTCATTATCTGTATCTTTATACCTCTAATCAATATctatccatttccttttttttttttttaattaatagggCTGGCGTCATCCTGAGAGCAAACTGAGAATTATTTAGAGAGAGTTTACCCATGGTTTCTTTAATCTAGGTTCCCTAATGCATGGATAAGTTCAGGAGGAAGGTTGAAAGAGCATGGATCTTAGTATCAGGAGCTACATGTAAGGCAGAAATCTTACCCACTGTAGTGAGACTAGGTTATATCCACAAGGCAAGATAAAATTGTAGAGATGAACTTGGGAGGAATACTTGAGTATGGTAGGAGATCAGAATTTTGTCCTgttgaaaatatgaaattaaaatataacattctAAACATAAAGAAGTCatagtgtacacacacatacatacatacacacacatacatacacacatgagaTACTATGCAACcataaaaatgttgaaattttgccatttgcagcaacatggatgaactttgaaggCATTCAGCCTAGTGAATAAAgttgaagaaagacaaatactgtatgatatcacatgtgaaatctaaaaaatcaaATAggctagtgaatataacaaaaaatcaGCAAATACACAGATACAGAAACAAATTAGTGATGGGTAGtgtgggaaggaggggaggggtaaGGTAACAAGCAGGGAGTAAGAGGTAGAAAATACTATGTATAAGATAAACAGTATACGAAGATATATGGTACAACATAGGGAATAAAGcctatattttataactataaatggagtatacaAAAATTGGAAGTCACTATATGGTACATATAGTACCATAGCATCTACATatagatgctaaagctgacactccagtactttggccacctcatgcgaagacttgactcattggaaaagactctgatgctgggaggaattgcgGGCAGGAGataaaggggacgacagaggatgagatggccggatggcatcactgactcgatggacgtgagttggagtgaactccaggagtcggtgatggacagggaggcctagcgtgctgtaattcatgaggtcgcgaagagtcagacacaactgagcaactgaactgaactgatatggtaCATCGCTAACTtctataatattgtacatcaactgtacttcaatttccaaaacaaaacaatatagaCTCCTCTGAGGGATGCCCTGACAAGCAATTcctagtaaagaacccacatgttAATCTTCATAAACCAGACAGTACCACCTTTAGTTGTAGAACATAAGCTTAAACTGACCTCTTCAATGCTAAACAAATAACATGGGAGTTGGGGCTATGAGTCTTGGACTGTTAGTCCCATTTTGGAATCTGAGGATACAAAAGAATATAAGTATCAGTGTTTTTGAAATACTTCATACATCCTATGCGTTCTCATTTATTCTGAAGGCAAATGTCCAGATCTACctaagcttctttttaaaaaccaaagattGCAAAAATGCTCAGCTGCCAACCAGGATATAAGAAGATAATGCATATGCAATCAAGGTTTTGGGATTAACCACTGTTTGATCATTATGTTATTCACCAAGAGACCCATCTTTTGAGAAGTGGGACCAATTCACAACCTCTCTAACAACTGACACACCCTGAGCTTCTCTAGAAGAAGGACCACAAAGGTCACAAGATGAAGGTTGTCTTCCTGACTCTTCTCCTTGGTCTGGTTTGTGCTGCCCAGGAAGCTCCAGCTGAGCTagacccttcagttcagttcagttcagttcggtcgctcagtcgtgtccgactctttgcgaccccatgaatcacagcacgccaggcctccctgtccatcacaaactcccggagttcactcagactcatgtccatcgagtcagtgatgccatccagccatctcatcctctgtcatccccttctccttctgcccgcaatccctcccagcatcagagtcttttccaatgagtcagctcttcgcatgaggtggccaaagtactggagtttcagcttcagcatcattccctccaaagaaatcccagggctgagacTCTTCAGAGGTACCTAAATTCAGCTGATCTGGGAGAAGGTcttggttctgtgtgtgtgtgtgtgtgtgtgtgtgtgagagagagagagagagagagagagagagagagagagagagagagagcgagagagcgaGAGCGCCTTGTTTATATGTATGAGCAGATTGTATAGATATGCCATGGTCCACCTATCTACATGAGCATAAAACAGCCCTCTGTCTTTCTGctctctgtatttatttttttccatcttatttgtctggtatttgaaaaaaaaaaaatgttactatgGTACCATTCAGGGAGCTAAGAACTGTCATGGTTTTCAATGTTGCTGCTTTGGCTAATTTAAGAAACTCAAATTCTATGCCTTCTGCTCAAATATGAatgattatttcatttcatattctTCTGCAAGGCAGGAGGTAGAATCCTACTTGGCTTAATAAGATTGAATTTACTTCTCTTCTGAGGTAAATGCAGAGGGAAAGATTGTGTTGGGTGTTGGTGAGAATCCAGTGAAAAGACTGAATGATGTTTATGGAGACTTAGAGTTCTTAGATTACAGGAGACTGGCACGCCATTTCCACGGCCACGGGTAATAAGAAAAGACTTAGGAAGGAGGCCCCCTGAGGGCATACGTCCATTGGCTTGAATGTACTGACAGCTATGAAGAGTTCTCCATTAAATGTTATGCCAAGCAAGCACAATCTGCCTAAACTGAGAACAATGCGACCGCTGACTTCTGACATGGGGCCCGGTCGACAATAGCGTGAGTCATGGTTGTGAAGTTGAGTGTGGGAACTCTATCGATGGAAGGGTGCCCTCAAGCGCTGGGGAACAGATGGTGACCAAGAAACatcttgtctgtttgtttttcaggCTTTATGAGACATGCATGTTACTTAATGCAGTTGCAAAGAGAGAAGGGGATGTTTATGTCCTAAGACGTGAGTATGCGAGCTCTGCCGATGTGTGCATCTTCTCAagcatgttagttgctcagctgcgtctgactctgcaaccccatggactctagcccaccaggcgcctctgtccatgggattctgcaggcaagaatactagagtgggttgtcattttctactccaggggatcttcccaacccagcgattgaactcacgtctcctgcctctccagcaacagtaggcagattcttgagtgctgagccacctgagaaaccctttATTTAACCATCAAGATCAAATTTTCTTTAACTAATGAAATCTTTAAATATGAAAAGTTTGTCTTTCGCATGTTGAAGAAGTAGAGCCTGATTCATTTAAATCTCACAGATAAGTACGAGAATAGTTAAAATGACAGCAAAAATGTCacactaatttttaaataatttgaaagcAAAGGAGGACACTGGCACAGACCTTGATCTCTATAGTTTTTAGTACTAGAAATAAATGTCAAATAGCAATACTGTACTATTAAGCAATGAAAAGCCTACATAATTGATTTTCATGGGAAAAAACTTACAATGGAACATTCTAATCTTGGTCCAAggcatgtttttttaatttcatgtgtggacatgtggacacaggacCTAATTAGGAAACATTTCAGAATATATATCTCCAACATTGGGCAATAGCCTCCTGTATACCTCTCTGATTACCACGGTACCAGAAAGTAACTTtatctattaattttattttcacctgACCTCCTTAAGTTCATGACAGTACTTGTAAATTCGGCCAAAAAATTCCTGAAACTTTTAAGAGTCAGCTCTTGTGAGCTGGTATGAGATAGTTGATGGGGAACACCTAGTCGAGTTTCAATAAGCAACTTTGCTATTGTTCACAGATTATTCAGTCTAGGAGACTGGAAGTCTTTACTGTCTTAAGAAGAGGGGTGTGTGGAGAAAGCTTTGCTAGTTCACTAGCTGTTTTAACTGGTTTTAATGACACACCAGTAGAAATGCCAGTGAGATAGAGACCACCATCGGAGCAAAGACTGATGACAGCATGTGAAGAATAAGACATGTCCAGCAGAAAAGAAGTTAATTGCATCgagatcttgattttttttttttcctgtcacagATATGGGTTCAAATTGATTTGTATATCAGACAATGTGTTAGCAATCTACGGTGAAAACTTTGATGGAGTGAAGACTAGAATAGGTTCAAATTGATTTGTATATCAGACAATGTATTAGCAATCTATGGTGAAAACTTTGATGGAGTGAAGACTACAAAACTGACTTGACTCCTTGGTACATTATTGTAGCTTATTCTATGCAAATTAACTATGttcatattttcaatatttttatactaaGGACAGAAGTCCTTATACTAAGGATACCTTATAGTTTATTAGGCACAGTACAGAAGACATGAGTTCACACGGGAGAATTCAGACATCATGTGACATGAACCAGAAACGCAGAAAGGTTGTCTACTAGAAAACTGAAGAAATGCATCCACTGGGGATTCTAccagatgactttttttttaaattagatacaCTTACCCAGGGAGTGGAATGAAATATTCCAGAATGTTTCATGGGTTTCTTGCTAAATATCACATATTGGAGCTGCTGGGTATAGACACCAAAGTGAACTAAGGTTTAAACTTTGAGTTTGCAGACTCACAGGTCCTGGCCTTGACTGCATTCATTTTGAATataaatgcttaattttttttgggggggtcacAATCGCTAAAATAACACGTGACATCTGAACCCAAACCTCTGCAAATAACCACTGGATCACATAGAATCCTTCAAATGCACTATGGTGAAGCATGTCACTCACTCTACCATCTGGCCAACCACAAGGTTCAATAACATGACTTTCTATCCCTTCTGATATTATATGCACATTTGGGGTGGATAGGCCTTGTATCTGGTCTGTGTGGATGACAGAGCCTGAGTTATTCTCCGAGTAGCATGTGCCATGAGATAAGCGTGCTTGGTGAAAACTCCAAAAATTTCCCTCCCATTCATTTCAacattgctaagttgtgtctgactattaaGGCTCCATAGACACCAGCATGCAAATTTCCTCtaccctccactatctcccagagattgctcaaactcatgtacattgaggcAGTGATGTTATCTATCCATCTTAATTGATTAAGGTCAaggaaaatcccagagacagaatTCTATGATATAGACAACGTGGACAGAGTTAGGCTTGGGAGGAATTCTgagtctcacttccactgcataaacGTAAGGAATTTGTTTTaagtcatacctggatggtctactggttttccctatttcttccatttaagtctgaattttgcaataaggagttcatgatctgagccgcagtcagctcctggtcttgtttttgctgattttacagaacttctccatctttgcttgcaaagaatataatcaatctgattttggaactgaccatctggtgatgtccatgtgtagaatcttctcttgtgttgttggaagaaggtgtttgctatgacctgtgtgttctcttggcaaaactctgttagcctttgccctgcttgatTTTgatctccaaggccaaatttgcctgttactccaggttatttcttgacttcctacttttgcattccagtcccctataatgaaaaggacatttttttagcgtgttagttctaggaggtcttgaagctcttcatagaaatgttcgacttcagcttcttcagcattacttggaTGATTTCAGCATTAGACTTGGATGACTGTGAcactgaatagtttgccttggaaatgaacagagatcattctgtagttttgagattgcatccaagtcctgcatttcagactcttttgttgactatgaatgctagtccatttcttctaagtgactCTTGCCCATGGTAGAagctataatggtcatctgaattaaataaccatttctggtccattttagttcactgattcttaatgtcgatattcactcttgccatctcctgtttgaccacttccaatttgccttgattcatggacctaacattccagtttcatatgcaatattgttctttacagcactggactttacttccatcactagtcttatccacaactgggtgttgtttttgctttgactccatctcttcgttctttctggagttatatctacactcttctccagtagaatattgggcacccaccaacatggggagttcatctttcactgtcatatatttttgccttttcacaccaTTCAGGgcttttcaaggcaagaatactgaaggggtttgccattctcttctccagtggatcacacaCTGTCAGAATTGTCCACCAtgcctgtccatcttgggtggccctacatggcatggctcatagtttcattgagttagacaaggctctggtccatgtgatcagtttgattagttggattaggcaaaggagaaaaggaaagatatacccacttgagtgcagagacccagagaagagcaaaaagagaaaagaaaaccttcctcagtgatcaatgcaaagaaatagaggaaaacaatagaatgggaaagacaagagatgtTTTCAAGAAATGtaaagatatcaagggaatatttcatgcaaagatgggcacaataaaggacagaaatggtatggacctaacagaagcagaagatattaagaacagctggcaagaatacacagaagaactacacaaaaaagatgttcatgacccacataatcacaatggtgtgatcactcatctagagccagacctTCTGGAATGCAAATTCAAGTCGGCCCAAGGAAGCATtgttataaacaaagctagtgaaggtgatggtattccagttgagctatttaaaatcctaaaagaggatgctgtaaAAGtgatgtactcaatatgccagcaaattgggaaaactcagcagtggacacaggactggaaaatgtcagttttcattccaatcctaaagaaaggcaatgccaaagaatgtgcaaactactgtgcaattgcacttatctcacacactagcaaagtaatgctcaaaattctccaagctatgcttcaagagtatgtgaactgtgaaatccCAGATGTTCACGCCTGGATttaaaaatggcagaggaaccaaagatcaaattgccgacatccattggatcatcaaaaaaacatgagagttccagaaaaacatctatttctgcttgaaatatgccaaagcctttggctggatgggtcacaacaaactgtggaaaattctgaaagagatgggaataccagaccacctgacctgtctcttgagaaatctctatgcaggtcaggaagcaacagttagaactggacatggaacaacagactggcttccaattgggaaaggacgtgccaaggctgtatattgtcactctgcttatctaacttatatgcaggctacatcatgaaaaatgctggactggaagaaacacaagctggaataaagattgccaggagaaatatagataacctcagatatgcagatgacaccacccttatggcagaaagtgaagaggaactaaaaagcctcttgatgaaggtgaaagaggagagagaaaaagttggcttaaaagttgacatccagaaaacgaagatcatggcaaatctgtcccttcacttcatggaaaatagacggggaaacaatggaaacagtgagataattTATTTTTGGAGTGCTCCAAAATTAGTGCAGATGATGActcagtgatgaaattaaaagatggttgctccttggaagaaaccaacctagacagcatattaaaaagcaaagattttgttgaccaacctagagagcatattaaaaagcagagacattactttgccaacgagttccatctagtcaaggctagggcttttccagtagtcatgaatgaatgtgagagttggactataaagaacaccaaggaacacatgtatacctgaggcagattcattttgatatttggcaagactaatacaattatgtaaagtttaaaaataaaataaaattagaagaaaaaaaaaaaaaagaacaccaagtgctgaagaatggatgcttttaaactgtggtgttggagaatactcttgagagtccattggactgtaaggagatccaaccagtgcatcctaaaggaactcagtcctgaatattcattggaaagactgaggctgaagctgaaactccaatactttggccacctgatgggaagaactgactcattggaaaagaccctgatgctaggaaagattgaaggcaggaggagaaggggacaacagaggatgagatggttggatggcatcactgactctatggacatgagtttgagtaaactccgggagtaggtgatggacagggaggcctgccatgctgcagtccatggggtcacaaagagtcagacaagactgagcgactgaactgaactgaactgatagagataAGTTGCTGTAGAAATTAGAAATccatatgccaaaaaaaaaaaaaaaaaacaaaaacccttcaTCCCATTCATTACTCGATGTTTTACAACTAACACAGAGAAACTCACATACCTGTATGTAAGACCGAAAGCAAGACAGACTCTGGCAGTAAAACGCAGGTGGATACTCTGTGACCACAGATTAGGTGGTTACTGATTAGAATATACACCAAGAAGGATCTTTCAGTGGGAACAGTAACCAGGCCTCTATCCAAATATTTAACTAGTGGTTAGAAGTGTGGGAATGGGTGTAGGGGTAATGTAACAGGAGGGGAATAAGAGGTATaaagtactatgtataaaataaacaatgttCAAAGATATATGGTACAgcatttatagctataaatggagtgagtatataaaaattacaaatcaCTATACGGTACATCTCTAACTTACATAATTTGGTACATCAACTACATctcaatttcaaaacaaaaaaatatagacTCCTCTGAGGGATGCCCTGACAACCAATTCCTGGTAAAGAAGCCACATATTAATCTTTTAAACCAGATTATACTGTCTTTAGTTTCAGAGTATAAGCTTAAACTGACCTTTCAATGCTAAATAAATAACACATGAGTTGGGGCTATGAGTCTTGGACTGTTTCTCCCATTTTGGAATCTGAAGATATTAAAGAATATTAAGTATCAGTGTCTTTGAGATACCTCGTATGTTCtctaatttctcatttaatctgAAGGAAATTGTCCACATCGAAGCTTCCCTTAAACTCATCTCTTTATAAAAACCACAGATTACCAAAAAAAGCTCACCTGCCAACCAGGATATTGGAAGATGACATCTATGTAAGCAAGATCTTGTGATTAACCACTGTTTGATCATTATGTATGCTGCCAAGAAACCCATCCTATAAGAAGAGGGATGAATTCACAACCTCTCCAACACCTGAGACACCGTCAGCTTCTATAGAAGAAGGACAGCAAGATGAAGACTGTGTTCCTGACTCTTCTCCTTGGTCTGGTTTGCGCTGCCCAGGAAGCTCCAGCTGAGCTAGACCCCTCACAGGTACCCAAATTTAGCTGATCTGGGAGAAGGTCTTTCttggtctgtgagtgtgtgtatgagagagagcgAGCCTTGTTTATCTGTATGACCAGATTGTATAGACATGCCACGGTCCACCTATCTCTATGAGCATAATAAAACCCTCTTAtctttcagctctttgcatttttttttccaaattatttgtctccatgtgaaaaaaagaaaaaaagcctacCATGCTATCCTTTAGGGACTGATGAACTGCCATGGTCTTTAATGTTGCTCTTTTACCTATTTTAAGAAACTCAAACTCTATGCTTTCTGCTTGAATATGAatgattatttcatttcatgTTATTCTGCAAGGCAGGGGGTAGAATCCTACTTTGTTTAATAAGATtgaattttcttctcttctgaggTAAATGCAGAGGCAACGATTGGGTTGGGTATTGGTGAGAATCCAGTGAAAAGACTGAGTGATGCTTATGGAGACTTTCCTTCTTAGATTACAGGAGACTGGCACAGCATTCTCATGGCTGCAGATAACATACAGAAGATTGAGGAAGGAGGCCCCCTGAGGGCATACATCCGTCAGCTTGAATGTACTGACCGCTGTTCCTCACTATCCGTTAACTTTTATGCCAAGTAAGAAAAATCTGCCTAAACTGAAAACAATGAGACCGCTGACTTCTGACATGGGGTCCGGTCGACAATGTGCAGCGAACGGTGTGAGTCATGGTTGTGAAGATGAGTGTGTAAACTCTATCGATGGGAGG of Bos taurus isolate L1 Dominette 01449 registration number 42190680 breed Hereford chromosome Y, ARS-UCD2.0, whole genome shotgun sequence contains these proteins:
- the LOC100300091 gene encoding allergen Bos d 2 isoform X1 → MKTVFLTLLLGLVCAAQEAPAELDPSQITGDWHSILMAADNIQKIEEGGPLRAYIRQLECTDRCSSLSVNFYAKFPSQCTFLNVVAEREGDVYHVGYMGSNFFELIPVSENTLAVYGENFDGVKSTKMTVLNKI